In Pikeienuella piscinae, the sequence CGGAAGCCGCCTGCGCTCTCGTCGCGGCCCGCGCTTCCGCGCATCTACACCGGCTTCTTGGATCGCAGGAAAATGCGTCGTCTGCGGATTGACCTGCGTCCCGGTGCGCCGGACTATCGCTTACCACCATGACGGGAACCCCGGATCCGGCCGGCGGGGCGCCATCGGCGCCGCGACTCCCGGAACACCGGACGTTTCGGTGTGCTACGTGGCCGAAGGCGGCCGAAGATGGGTTGAGGAGCGCAACATGGATCAGCGGATCGTCATCATCGGCGGCGGACAGGCGGGCGCGGCGCTGGCGGCGAAGCTGCGCGCGCTCGGCCACAAGGGCGCGATGACGCTGATCTGCGAGGAATCCACACTTCCCTATCAGCGGCCGCCGCTCTCGAAGAAATATCTGCTGGGGCAAATGGATGAGGCGCGGCTGCATCTTCGGCCGGCGGAGTTTTACGCCGAAGAGGATATCGCGCTGATCATCGGCGTCGCCGCCACTGCGATCGACCGCGAGGCGCGCTTCGTCAACCTGAGCGACGGGCGGAAGATCCCCTATGACCAGTTGGCGCTAACGACCGGGACACGGCCTCGCCGGCTGCCGGCTTCGATCTGTGGAGAGCTGGGCGGCGTCTATCCGGTCCGCACCCGTCGCCATGTCGATATCGTCGCTCCGGAATTTCGCACCGGCGCGCGGGTTCTGATCGTCGGCGGCGGCTATATCGGCCTCGAGGCTGCCGCGGTCGCGACGCTGCGCGGGCTCGACGTGACGCTGATCGAACTCGCCGATCGCATCCTCCAGCGCGTCGCCGCACCGGTCACTTCGGATTATTTTCGCGATCTGCACCGGGGGCACGGCGTCGATATCCGCGAATCGGTCGGGCTGACGCGGCTCGAGGGCGAGGAGCGGGTGGAACGGGCCGTGCTCACCAATGGCGAGACGGTCGATATCGATTTCGTTCTGGTGGGCGTCGGCGTCGCGCCCAATCAGGAGATCGCCGCGGAAGCCGGGCTGGAGACAGAGAACGGCGTGAAGGTGGACGAGGCGGGGCGGACCTCGGACCCGCTGATCTTCGCCGCCGGCGATTGCGCGTCCTTCCCCTATGAAGGCAGGCTGATCCGACTGGAAAGCGTGCAGAACGCCATCGACCAGGCCGAGGTGGCGGCGGCGGCGATGCTGGGCGAATCGGTGTCCTACACGCCAACGCCCTGGTTCTGGTCGGACCAGTATGACGTGAAGCTGCAGATCGCCGGGCTCAACCAGGGCTATGACCACGTTCATGTCCGCCCCGGCGCGGCCGGCGCGCAATCCGTATGGTATTACCGGGCCGGACGGCTGATCTCCGTCGACGCGATGAACGATCCGCGCGCCTACATGGTTGGGAAACGCCTGATCGAAGCGGGCAAGAGCCCTGCGCCGGAAGCTGTCGCCGACCCGGCGACCGACCTGAAGACGCTACTGAAGGCGCCGGCCTGAGGCTCAGGCCTCCAGCATCCGGCGCAGCAGTTCGACATCCTCGGCGATCTGACTGTCGGTGTCGGAGAGCGACTCGACCCTCTTCACCGCGTGCATCACCGTGGTGTGGTCGCGCCCGCCAAACTTGCGGCCAATCTCTGGCAGACTCTTCGAGGTCAGCGTTTTCGCCAGATACATCGCCACCTGGCGCGGCCGGGCGACGGCGCGGGCGCGGCGCGCCGAGGTCATGTCAGAGAGACGCAGGTTATAGTGATCCGCCACCTTTCGCATGATCTCGTCGATCGTCACCTTACGATCCGAGGCGCGCAGAAGATCGGCGAGGCATTCCTGCGCCATGTCGAGGGTGATCTCCCGTCCGACCAGCGAAGCGAAGGCGAATAGTCGGGTCAGCGCGCCCTCGAGCACCCGGACGTTGGAGGAGATTCGATGCGCCAGAAACTCCAGGACCTTCGGATCAAACCGCACCGAAGGTTCGCGCGCCAACGCTTCCTCCGCCTTCGACTGCAGGATGCCGAGCCGCAGTTCGTAATCCGTGGGATGAATGTCGACCACCAGCCCCCATTGAAGGCGGGAGCGGATGCGCTCCTCCAACTGCTCGATATCGCCGGGCGCGCGATCGCCGGAGATGACGATCTGCTTGCCGCTGTCGATCAGCGCGTTGAACGTGTGAAAGAATTCTATCTGGGTGGAGTTCTTGCCGGCGATGAACTGCACGTCGTCAACCATCAGCACGTCGACGGAGCGGAACTGCTCCTTGAAGGCCATGGTGTTGTCCTTCTTGATCGCCTGGATGAAACGATACATGAACTGCTCGGCCGAGAGATAAAGCACCTTGCGCGCCGGCGTGCGCTCTGCGATCCGCCAGGAGATCGCGTGCATCAGGTGCGTCTTGCCGAGCCCGACGCCGCCATGCAGAAAAACCGGGTTGTAGACGACGCTGTCATCCTCTGCGACGCGACGCGCCGCGGCGTGCGCCAATTCATTCGGCCGGCCGACGACGAACTGATCGAAGGTGAAGCGCCGTTCCAGCGGCGCCGAACGCAGGACCGCTTCTCCCGGCTCCGGCAGAGTGCGCGCCGCCGCGCCCGCACTTACGCCGACGCCGACGCCGGCGTCGGTGACGCCCACGTTGACTTCGATCTGCGCGCAACGAGCGCCCGCCTCGTTCAGCGCGCCGGCGATCTCCTCCGCGTAGTGGCGTCGCACCCAATCGGCGGCGAACTCGGAGGGCGCGTCAAAGCGGGCCGTATCCGCGGCCAGACCGCGAAAGGCCAGCGGCTCGATCCACCGGCCCCAGGCCGCGGGTCCAATCTCCGTCTTCACGATCGAACACGCCTGATCCCAGATTCTGACGCCGTCGGCCAACATCGCCTTCTCCCCTCCTCGTTGTGCTCGTCCGGCGTCGCCCAGCGCCGTCTTTGTCGCGCTCATCGGCGCTTGAGCGCTCAACTCTGCCGCCACGGCAGACCGCGCGCTTTCCATCCGTTCAAGACGCCGCGCCTCGCGGTTGGGTCGAGTTCGCCCTCGAATCCCTCCGCGACGTTGAAACAGGCGAGCGGCCAGCCCGCGGATCCGGCCGCCTCGGCGGTGGCGAGCGCCGCCCGCATGGAGCGGACCCCGGAGCGGCAGATAAAATAGACTTCCTCCGCCCCCGCCGCTTCGATCGCCGCCAGCGCGCTCGCGGTGAAGTCTGGATTCATCGTCATGGCGGGAAAGCTCTGCCATTCGATCAGCGCCACCTCGGCCCCCGCTTCCGAAAGATCGGGCAGACCGACGAAAGACCATTCAGCGCGCGTGCGCACGTCGATCAACATGGCTTTGCGCTCAGACCGCAGCGCAGCCCACGCCGCTTCGGGGTCAACCTCGCCAATGCCGGACGGCGCCATTCGAATCTCCTCGCGCGAATCTTCCCAAGACGGAGACTGATAGCTAGGCCCAAGGAGGCGTCGCCTTCAACAAGAACTCGACTTGAGAGAGGAAGATTCTGCGGACAAGGAAGCAGCATTACAGCGAATCGTCAGAAAAACCGGAAATTGTTAAAATATTCGTCGGCCATGATCGGGCGTGCGCTACATAATCACTATACGCTCCCGTTCACTATACTATTCTATATCAGAATCGGACCAGGATCAGAACGTCGGAAGAGTGAAGCAACGGCGCGATTCCTTCAACCGGTGCAAAGAGTGAACATCACAATCCCGTGTCAAAAAAAAGACGCGCGCAGGGTTCAGGCCCCACGCGCGCGGAAAATGAGCTTTCAGGCGCCGCCACCGCGGGCGGCGGCCGACGTCAGACCGAGATCGCCTTAACCCGCGCCGCGAGGCGGGAGATCTTGCGGCTGGCGGTGTTCGCGTGCAGCACGCCCTTCGTTGCGCCGCGCATGATCTCGGGCTGGGCCGTCTGCAACGCGGTCTTCGCCGCGGCGGAATCGCCGGAGGCGATCGCCTCCTCGACCTTGCGGACGAAGGTCCGGATGCGGCTGCGGCGCGCGGTGTTTACCTCGGTGCGGCGCACGATCTGGCGCGCGCGCTTCTTGGCGGATGGCGAGTTGGCCATGACGTGATTCCGTTCTGTCATTCCTGGAAACGAGCGCCGCATATACGCCCCGGCTCCCGGCCGGTCAACCCGGACCGCGCCAAGGTCCGGCGCCGGTTCGCTGATCGTCGCGACGCCCTTATGGAGCCCCCGACCGGATGTGGAGAGACGCCGGCGGCCCCGCCCTCCCTCATCGCTGGCAGCCCGGGCAATAGAAACTCGATCGACCGGCCTGAACGATCCGTCGGACCCGCCCCGCGCATCCCTCGGTCGGACAGACGGCCCCCTCTCGATCGTAGACGCGGAAGGAATGCTGGAAATAGCCGAGTTCACCGTCGGCCTGGCGGTAGTCGCGCAGCGAGGAACCCCCGGCGTCGAGCGCGTCCGCGATTGTCGCGTTGATCGCCGCGACCAGCCGGTCGATCCCGGCGCGCGAGATTTTACCCGCCAGCCGCTTCGGCGAGATGCGCGCGCGATGCAGCGCCTCCGCCACATATATATTGCCGAGCCCGGCGACGATCTTCTGATCGAGCAGCGCCGCCTTCACCGGCATACGCCGGCCCGCGAACCGCCTCGCGAGATAGTCGCCGTGAAACTCGTTCGCCAGCGGCTCGGGGCCGAGATCCGCGAGCAGCCGGTGCGTGGCGATGGCTTCGGTCGGCCAGAGGTCCATCGCGCCGAAGCGCCGCGCGTCGTTGAAGGTGACGGTCGCGCCGCCCTCCATCTCGAACACCACGTGGTCATGCCTGGCCGCGCCGCCCGCCGGGATATAAAACTCCGCCAGCGTCGCGCCTGAAACCAGCATCCGCCCCGACATGCCGAGATGGACGATCATCGTCTCGGGTCCGGCGCCGGAATCGTCTAGATCGGCGAGGATGTATTTCGAGCGCCGGCCGAGCCGCAGCACGCGTCGCCCGCACAGGCGCTCCGCGAACCGCTCCGGCAGCGGCCAGCGGAGATCCGGCCGGCGCTGGATCGCCCGGGCGATCAGCCGCCCCTCCATCGCGGGAACGAGGCCGCGGCGCACGGTCTCCACCTCGGGCAGTTCTGGCATGCTCCATCTCCCTGCGGCGCAGCGCCGCTTCTGGGGCGTAGCGGCGACTGGCGAAGACGGCTATGTAGCGCGTTATGGCAGATGAGAGCGAGACCGGACGGGCGGACGCGTCCCCGGATGAAACCACACATTTCGGCTTCCGCGACGTGCCCGCGCCCGACAAGGCCGGGCTCGTCCACGGCGTCTTTTCATCGGTCGCGTCGAAATATGACGTGATGAACGATGTGATGTCGCTCCGCATCCATCGGCTCTGGAAGGAGGGTCTGATCGACTGGCTCGCCCCGCGCCCCGGGATGAAGCTGCTCGACGTCGCCGGCGGCACCGGCGATATCGCCTTTCGCGTACTCGATCGGCTGAAGGGGGACGGCGAAGCGACAATATGCGACATGACCGCGCCGATGCTGGTCGAGGGCCGCAAGCGCGCGGAGGCGGAGAGCCTGTCACACGCGCTCACCTGGGTCTGCGGAGACGCCATGAAACTGCCGTTCGCCGACCGCAGCTTCGACACCTACACCATCGCCTTCGGCATAAGGAACGTCACGAAGATCGACGCCGCGCTGGCGGAGGCTTATCGCGTCCTGAAACCCGGCGGACGGTTTCTCTGCCTTGAATTCAGCCGGGTGGATCCGCCGCTGATTCGCCGGGCCTATGACCTCTATTCGTTCAACGTAATCCCGCGCATGGGGCAGGCCATCGCGGGGGATCGTGAAAGCTACCAGTATCTTGTGGAATCGATCCGCAAGTTTCCGGATCAGGAAAGCTTCGCGTCGATGGTTCGCGCGGCCGGCTTCGGCCGCGTCGCCTGGCGCAACCAGACGCTCGGCGTCGCGGCGATCCATTCGGGCTGGCGCCTCTGATGCTGCGCTTCCTTCTTGAACTCGGACCCAATCTCTGGCGGCTCGCGCGGGTCGCCGCGACCTTCCGCAAGACCGGCGCGATGGAGCGGGTGCTCGAAGCGGCGGGCGCGCCGCGGCGCCTGTCCGCCCCGCTGATGTTCATCACCGCGCCGGGGCTGATCGTCGGCATGAAGGGCGACGCCTCCCTCCCCCCGGTGGCGCGGGCGATCAACGCGCTCGGTCCGGCCTATATCAAGCTCGGCCAGATTCTCTCGACCCGCCCGGACGTGATCGGCCCCGAACTCGCCCGCGACATGCGCACGCTGCAGGACAAGCTGCCGCCCTTCCCGATGGCGGAGGCGCGCAAGGCGGTGCGCGACGCGCTCGGCCGCGAGGTCGAGGAAATCTTCGCCGAGTTCGCCCCCCCGATCGCCGCCGCATCCATCGCGCAGGTCCACCCCGCGATCGACCGGGAGACCGGGCGCAAGCTGGCGGTCAAGATTCTTCGCCCGGCGATCGAGAAGCAGTTCCGAAAAGACATCGCCGCCTTCCACATGATCGCCCGGATCATGGAATGGGCGGCCCCGCAGGCGAAACGCCTCCGGCCCCGCGCCGTGGTGGACCATTTCGAGGGCGTGGTGGCGGCCGAGATGGACTTGCGCCTCGAAGCCTCTGCGGCGTCCGAGTTCGCCGACAACGTGAAGGACGACGAGGGCTTCAGGGTGCCGGATATCATCTGGCCGCTCTCGGCGCGACGCGTGATGACCGCCGGCTGGGTCGAGGGCGTCCCGATCGGCGAGCCGGAGGCGCTGGCGGCGGCGGGGCACGATCTGGTCGGCCTCGCCGAACGGGTGATCCAGATCTTCCTCCTGCAGGCGCTCCGCGACGGGTTCTGGCACGCCGACATGCATCAGGGGAATCTCAAGATCGCGCCGAACGGCGACATCCTCGCGCTCGATTTCGGTATCATGGGCCGGATCGACCGGGTGACGCGCCGCTACTACGCCGAGATCCTTCTGGGCTTTCTCAAGAGGGACTACCACCGCGTCGCCGAAGTGCATTTCGAGGCCGGCTATGTGCCTGCCGACCGCGATGTCGACCAGTTCGCGCAGGCGCTCCGCGCAATCGGCGAGCCGATCTTCGGGCAGGACGCCTCGCGCATCTCGATGGCGCGGCTGCTCTCGCATCTGTTCGAGGTTACGGAGCGCTTCGGGATGGAGACGCAGACCCAGCTCATCCTCCTCCAGCGTTCGATGGTGGTGGTGGAAGGGGTGGCGCGCTCGCTCGATCCGAACGCGAATATCTGGTCCGCCGCCGGTCCGGTGGTCGAGCTCTGGATGCGCGACAATCTCGGCCCGAAAGCCGTCCTGCGCGACGCGCGCATGACGCTGACGACCCTGTCGCGCA encodes:
- a CDS encoding NAD(P)/FAD-dependent oxidoreductase, with the protein product MDQRIVIIGGGQAGAALAAKLRALGHKGAMTLICEESTLPYQRPPLSKKYLLGQMDEARLHLRPAEFYAEEDIALIIGVAATAIDREARFVNLSDGRKIPYDQLALTTGTRPRRLPASICGELGGVYPVRTRRHVDIVAPEFRTGARVLIVGGGYIGLEAAAVATLRGLDVTLIELADRILQRVAAPVTSDYFRDLHRGHGVDIRESVGLTRLEGEERVERAVLTNGETVDIDFVLVGVGVAPNQEIAAEAGLETENGVKVDEAGRTSDPLIFAAGDCASFPYEGRLIRLESVQNAIDQAEVAAAAMLGESVSYTPTPWFWSDQYDVKLQIAGLNQGYDHVHVRPGAAGAQSVWYYRAGRLISVDAMNDPRAYMVGKRLIEAGKSPAPEAVADPATDLKTLLKAPA
- the dnaA gene encoding chromosomal replication initiator protein DnaA — encoded protein: MLADGVRIWDQACSIVKTEIGPAAWGRWIEPLAFRGLAADTARFDAPSEFAADWVRRHYAEEIAGALNEAGARCAQIEVNVGVTDAGVGVGVSAGAAARTLPEPGEAVLRSAPLERRFTFDQFVVGRPNELAHAAARRVAEDDSVVYNPVFLHGGVGLGKTHLMHAISWRIAERTPARKVLYLSAEQFMYRFIQAIKKDNTMAFKEQFRSVDVLMVDDVQFIAGKNSTQIEFFHTFNALIDSGKQIVISGDRAPGDIEQLEERIRSRLQWGLVVDIHPTDYELRLGILQSKAEEALAREPSVRFDPKVLEFLAHRISSNVRVLEGALTRLFAFASLVGREITLDMAQECLADLLRASDRKVTIDEIMRKVADHYNLRLSDMTSARRARAVARPRQVAMYLAKTLTSKSLPEIGRKFGGRDHTTVMHAVKRVESLSDTDSQIAEDVELLRRMLEA
- the rpsT gene encoding 30S ribosomal protein S20 — translated: MANSPSAKKRARQIVRRTEVNTARRSRIRTFVRKVEEAIASGDSAAAKTALQTAQPEIMRGATKGVLHANTASRKISRLAARVKAISV
- a CDS encoding rhodanese-like domain-containing protein yields the protein MAPSGIGEVDPEAAWAALRSERKAMLIDVRTRAEWSFVGLPDLSEAGAEVALIEWQSFPAMTMNPDFTASALAAIEAAGAEEVYFICRSGVRSMRAALATAEAAGSAGWPLACFNVAEGFEGELDPTARRGVLNGWKARGLPWRQS
- the ubiB gene encoding 2-polyprenylphenol 6-hydroxylase, translating into MLRFLLELGPNLWRLARVAATFRKTGAMERVLEAAGAPRRLSAPLMFITAPGLIVGMKGDASLPPVARAINALGPAYIKLGQILSTRPDVIGPELARDMRTLQDKLPPFPMAEARKAVRDALGREVEEIFAEFAPPIAAASIAQVHPAIDRETGRKLAVKILRPAIEKQFRKDIAAFHMIARIMEWAAPQAKRLRPRAVVDHFEGVVAAEMDLRLEASAASEFADNVKDDEGFRVPDIIWPLSARRVMTAGWVEGVPIGEPEALAAAGHDLVGLAERVIQIFLLQALRDGFWHADMHQGNLKIAPNGDILALDFGIMGRIDRVTRRYYAEILLGFLKRDYHRVAEVHFEAGYVPADRDVDQFAQALRAIGEPIFGQDASRISMARLLSHLFEVTERFGMETQTQLILLQRSMVVVEGVARSLDPNANIWSAAGPVVELWMRDNLGPKAVLRDARMTLTTLSRIAPRLPELAERLVRLSETTEPVPTKPNKGRALVWLALGAIAGAGAVWLTLQH
- the mutM gene encoding bifunctional DNA-formamidopyrimidine glycosylase/DNA-(apurinic or apyrimidinic site) lyase; its protein translation is MPELPEVETVRRGLVPAMEGRLIARAIQRRPDLRWPLPERFAERLCGRRVLRLGRRSKYILADLDDSGAGPETMIVHLGMSGRMLVSGATLAEFYIPAGGAARHDHVVFEMEGGATVTFNDARRFGAMDLWPTEAIATHRLLADLGPEPLANEFHGDYLARRFAGRRMPVKAALLDQKIVAGLGNIYVAEALHRARISPKRLAGKISRAGIDRLVAAINATIADALDAGGSSLRDYRQADGELGYFQHSFRVYDREGAVCPTEGCAGRVRRIVQAGRSSFYCPGCQR
- the ubiE gene encoding bifunctional demethylmenaquinone methyltransferase/2-methoxy-6-polyprenyl-1,4-benzoquinol methylase UbiE codes for the protein MADESETGRADASPDETTHFGFRDVPAPDKAGLVHGVFSSVASKYDVMNDVMSLRIHRLWKEGLIDWLAPRPGMKLLDVAGGTGDIAFRVLDRLKGDGEATICDMTAPMLVEGRKRAEAESLSHALTWVCGDAMKLPFADRSFDTYTIAFGIRNVTKIDAALAEAYRVLKPGGRFLCLEFSRVDPPLIRRAYDLYSFNVIPRMGQAIAGDRESYQYLVESIRKFPDQESFASMVRAAGFGRVAWRNQTLGVAAIHSGWRL